The Tenebrio molitor chromosome 5, icTenMoli1.1, whole genome shotgun sequence genome has a segment encoding these proteins:
- the LUBEL gene encoding E3 ubiquitin-protein ligase lubel isoform X2, which yields MNNKNDNKWRPMAISNPSTRLRLARNMPQWVYKSGSGAPPPPVPAEEKPRQSFSKNSQEPDYEVIEFGQQYSNAPPLPVKNETQRSDGRHCQLCGTSNPSIRCDQCFQIFCLSCDDMYHRHPKRQTHYRRPLDASVRPPLPPKGESHSAPVPPPRRHRRAGSIGPSPCPSPTPSRHNQGLPRKESSFSFKDKMNSLKRMVGTRPLPPTPTSPTHSSPRQFTSSPPNFDRYNRGFEVPSPSPSLQQRYRQHQLAMRGTTPNLSSTGSDFDKPPSRDSGYPDWETEQWNSRFRSGSISGSDSGNRMRKLSNTSCPPPRTLPHSASVFDLNNTMPPHHHHHGFMPMQQAQSMAQLNCPTCYQGSWMDCAMCDQRTGSNLSLNVAPPPYPMNPMWMGTWHGPPPSAMYPYPVPMGHVHHHSRPPSPTHSVKSRKSSMSKKGRKKYREVEETDDEDDMEDRRSIFSHNDRNERKSLGGRFPERQRPSRDTSSVPREIARRNTIDRVERISNVRSRPSVRQSSSESDDEHSESQKEESEIVEEGSEQDTGPKPLPELPNANWECEHCTFVNEAGTKVCLVCCKTASVNVKLVQNEESQNLAPKNLPKSKQNKEQNKLQRSRSSDDYSKDYSETESLLNKLGKLKTSEPPKEVPAEPKKGKDGCVSPSASELEDKAPIVSLENGVPGSAVNSSVGTDDSAKDKVTMSTGTSPPPQNMSTQTYEDVAPPGEVPKSPRGRPTSRNNRRRDLRRSNSLHMGTQRRGSEWSLHRSSSRQSFTTDSQSLPGSREQSPSPYDYGDDNVERLLSRDRRPTTNRSYYSIMDLRKPELYRNDPSFYRNDYPSHRPRADSFDFAENGFHSFKMQGMELVKLLREAEQYKYTADEVQAALAHCKDANPIDWLRQNWDATIASVQTLATQMGREGPMNIVGTVSEEEARAALRLHKGNLWPAVTDCVEQRQRKYAELAARGEFSREDILTVLTANHGDLEAAFNELSKTQLKPFLMRIWGPPVGTENEAGNQGATLEKIRGEDVENQRADKEMAKAVSPIDNGKDRAPPTTEQTPIVKEVPPDELKKTQNFELLDNIESEVLKNLQDINKLSDSLETNNEPKSTKPKVYVEKSSTVIQVVDHDYEVPEAERDEKRIESDFSDTESSDEGNRVEEFVDAVSEVHPVGLAPLKRKSVSTLNITLASTGEPGESASGVPISVVKNSTEVKMIQPSESTREDVVVESTAAIQLQNAPPKNGDVGASEVKAEQKRDLEASTKQDNTATSLEIPPVLADSDKEKASVMPSVEQDGGLLASGVEKNVESTSTVGGVEENKNVELADGTRDETNLLENERQSVETGLKEKLGVFKEEKMTEGGVGGGEIAADVTSVDLESCTMSEDVKNENNAEIVANLIVAQEDVRGSVADVKEELNEDVGADLGTCEVESDQKRNVLVEENATKAEKNGDSEKQIGQRKSASPRPENDRCRKVRPKEVVSSEKKDLSRSGKGVEVVSHSVEEVKEEKAETTEKPVENKPPLTKKQKKSMKRAKRRSQRRAARRGSTSTTESSSCEKPSTETDSEPNQKEALKEVHEEVKNSEDKEAKPRDVTSEQPKTDAEATASTDLPENVEIHPKISTTVQIAQNKQSLLPVPPKRPSRIPISRQRSISKSEPKSPDVHTASKIPIKTGSQIPVKNKQHNNIDHTGEGGSVNNSQTGESPGEVVQTSEDKPSGSAEEIVGRSGSAAKDEGVEVEEAERPQRPCVQRDKSEEIEQEMKQSVQAIKELNRQLNTNSKSKKGSLGSFRNSSVESTTSSKQLSYTKSLDNDSDSSVSDSNVEELLDPSTDEDSYEDFEEYDEVEESDTEDYNEFDRKNARIVDELDINLSQISAKVEKLTTDLTDNKNDYLDEVCESEEYSSEEEEEEEQAEDESDNKFDVSIEVKQPSEIEVMERQARRFLAEGQVKNYQQAELAVSLMALKFSAEEALEAVHDCQTLDAAIAYLQQDCELCAGKYPVNQIVSMLKCTHRCCQECAKNYFTVQVTDRTIMDCSCPFCKQPELTSSEISEDEVSDYFGNLDILLKGILDATVHELFQRKLRDRTLMQDPNFKWCVKCSSGFIANPRQRRLICPDCKTMTCANCRRTWEKQHEGISCEKFAEWKDANDPENQATAVAKHLAENGIDCPKCKFRYSLARGGCMHFTCTQCKHEFCYGCGKPFMMGAKCGVSQYCGKLGLHAHHPRNCLFYLRDKEPAELQRLLKEHKIPFDTEKKEENAAAAAKCPVPLQRETPNGLIDTVCNNEVTPGQGGLCRMHYLEYLCKSIRRHKIDSIDILSADDLETVVRRAAKKLPPNAYGTPRDMYKLRLYQIVKEQIPLD from the exons ATGAAC aataaaaacgaTAACAAATGGAGGCCCATGGCCATTTCCAACCCATCGACGCGTCTGAGACTCGCCAGGAATATGCCGCAATGGGTG TACAAGAGCGGGTCGGGGGCACCGCCTCCGCCGGTGCCGGCAGAAGAGAAGCCGCGCCAGTCGTTCTCCAAGAACTCGCAAGAACCCGACTATGAGGTCATCGAGTTTGGACAGCAGTACTCCAACGCGCCTCCGCTGCCGGTCAAAAATG AGACACAAAGGAGCGACGGGAGACACTGCCAGCTGTGCGGCACCTCCAACCCTTCGATCAGATGCGACCAGTGCTTCCAGATCTTCTGCCTTTCTTGCGACGACATGTACCATCGACACCCCAAACGACAGACCCACTATCGTCGG CCCCTGGACGCGTCCGTCCGTCCGCCGCTGCCCCCCAAGGGAGAGTCCCACTCGGCGCCGGTGCCGCCCCCACGTCGCCATCGCCGCGCCGGCTCCATCGGTCCGTCCCCATGTCCCAGCCCTACCCCGTCGAGACACAACCAG GGGTTGCCGCGCAAGGAGAGTTCCTTCTCCTTCAAGGACAAGATGAACAGTTTGAAACGTATGGTGGGGACGAGACCGCTGCCCCCGACTCCCACCTCACCAACCCACTCTT CGCCTCGCCAGTTCACCTCGAGCCCTCCCAACTTCGATCGGTACAATCGAGGTTTCGAAGTACCCAGTCCTAGTCCTTCGCTGCAGCAGAGGTACCGCCAGCACCAACTGGCAATGCGCGGAACCACCCCGAACCTGTCTAGTACTGGCTCCGACTTCGACAAG CCGCCTAGTCGCGACAGCGGTTACCCCGACTGGGAGACCGAACAGTGGAACTCCCGCTTCCGCTCTGGGAGCATTTCCGGTTCTGACAGCGGCAACCGCATGAGGAAGTTGAGCAACACGTCTTGCCCACCACCCAGGACGCTTCCGCACAGCGCTTCCGTCTTCGACTTGAACAACACAATGCCACCCCATCACCACCACCACGGTTTCATGCCCATGCAACAG GCTCAGTCGATGGCCCAACTGAACTGTCCCACTTGTTACCAAGGGTCCTGGATGGACTGCGCAATGTGCGACCAAAGAACTGGAAGCAACTTGAGTCTCAACGTGGCACCGCCCCCGTACCCCATGAATCCCATGTGGATGGGGACTTGGCACGGGCCTCCACCGTCAGCGATGTACCCATATCCGGTACCAATGGGACACGTGCACCACCATTCGCGGCCGCCGTCACCGACGCACAGCGTCAAGTCGAGGAAATCTTCCATGAGTAAAAAGGGGCGGAAGAAGTACCGAGAAGTGGAAGAGACAGATGATGAAGACGACATGGAAGACAGGAGGTCCATCTTCAGTCATAACGACAGAAACGAGAGGAAGTCGCTCGGAGGGAGATTCCCCGAGAGGCAGCGACCCTCGAGAGACACGTCTTCGGTGCCGCGAGAGATCGCCAGGAGAAACACGATCGACAGAGTGGAAAGAATTTCGAACGTGCGAAGCAGGCCCAGCGTCCGCCAGTCTTCCAGCGAGAGCGACGACGAACACTCGGAGAGCCAGAAGGAAGAGAGCGAGATCGTGGAAGAGGGCTCGGAGCAGGACACCGGTCCTAAGCCCTTGCCGGAACTACCGAACGCGAACTGGGAGTGCGAGCACTGCACGTTCGTCAACGAAGCCGGCACGAAAGTGTGTCTGGTTTGCTGCAAGACCGCCAGCGTGAACGTCAAACTGGTCCAGAACGAGGAGAGTCAGAATCTGGCACCGAAAAACCTGCCAAAGTCGAAGCAGAACAAAGAACAGAACAAGTTGCAAAGGAGCAGGTCGAGCGACGATTACAGTAAAGATTACAGCGAGACCGAGTCGCTGTTGAACAAGCTCGGCAAGCTAAAAACGAGTGAACCCCCGAAAGAAGTGCCGGCAGAGCCGAAGAAAG GAAAAGACGGCTGCGTGTCTCCGAGTGCGAGTGAACTGGAAGACAAAGCTCCGATCGTGTCGTTGGAAAACGGTGTGCCGGGCAGTGCGGTTAACTCGAGTGTCGGTACTGACGATAGTGCTAAAGACAAAGTGACGATGTCGACTGGGACCTCGCCGCCGCCCCAGAACATGTCCACCCAA ACCTACGAGGACGTCGCCCCGCCGGGGGAAGTCCCCAAGTCGCCGAGAGGTCGTCCCACCAGCCGCAACAACCGCAGGAGGGACTTGCGCCGCTCGAACTCCCTGCACATGGGCACCCAGAGGCGCGGCTCCGAGTGGTCGCTCCATCGGTCCTCCAGCCGCCAGTCCTTCACCACAGACTCCCAG AGCTTGCCAGGTAGTAGAGAACAGAGTCCTTCGCCCTACGACTACGGAGACGACAACGTCGAGCGTCTCCTGTCGAGGGACAGAAGACCAACGACCAACCGCTCCTATTACAGCATCATGGACTTGAGGAAACCTGAACTGTACAGGAACGACCCGTCATTTTACAGG AACGACTACCCAAGTCACCGCCCCAGGGCCGACTCGTTCGACTTCGCCGAGAACGGCTTCCACAGCTTCAAGATGCAAGGAATGGAGCTGGTGAAGCTGCTGCGAGAAGCGGAGCAGTACAAGTACACGGCCGACGAAGTCCAAGCGGCTCTGGCCCACTGCAAAGACGCCAACCCGATCGATTGGTTGCGCCAGAACTGGGACGCGACCATCGCCAGCGTGCAGACGCTGGCGACCCAGATGGGCCGCGAGGGGCCCATGAACATCGTCGGGACGGTCTCCGAGGAGGAGGCCAGAGCCGCGTTGAGACTCCACAAGGGTAACTTGTGGCCGGCCGTGACCGACTGCGTCGAGCAGAGACAACGAAAG TACGCGGAGCTGGCGGCGAGGGGCGAGTTCAGCCGCGAGGACATCTTGACGGTGTTGACGGCGAATCACGGTGACTTGGAGGCGGCGTTCAACGAACTGAGCAAGACTCAGTTGAAACCGTTTTTGATGAGGATTTGGGGACCGCCGGTCGGGACGGAAAACGAGGCAGGTAATCAGGGGGCGACGCTGGAAAAGATCAGGGGCGAAG ATGTGGAGAACCAGCGCGCCGACAAGGAGATGGCCAAAGCGGTAAGTCCGATTGATAATGGTAAGGATAGAGCGCCCCCTACAACTGAACAAACCCCCATCGTCAAAGAAGTACCACCAGAtgagttaaaaaaaacgcAAAATTTTGAACTCCTGGACAACATAGAATCGGAAGTGTTGAAAAACCTACAAGATATCAATAAGCTTAGCGATAGTTTAGAGACTAACAACGAACCTAAATCGACTAAACCCAAAGTTTACGTAGAGAAGAGCAGTACCGTGATACAGGTGGTAGATCACGACTACGAAGTTCCCGAAGCTGAGAGAGACGAGAAGAGAATCGAGTCGGATTTTAGCGACACCGAAAGCAGCGACGAAGGAAACAGAGTTGAAGAGTTTGTCGATGCCGTCAGTGAAGTACACCCTGTCGGTTTGGCACCCCTGAAGAGGAAGAGTGTCAGTACTCTCAACATAACTCTGGCCAGTACCGGCGAACCGGGAGAATCGGCCAGCGGAGTACCAATTTCAGTGGTGAAAAACAGTACGGAAGTAAAGATGATTCAACCGTCTGAGAGTACTCGAGAAGACGTGGTGGTCGAAAGTACCGCCGCGATTCAGTTGCAAAACGCGCCGCCAAAAAACGGTGATGTGGGGGCCTCGGAGGTTAAGGCGGAGCAAAAGAGAGACTTGGAGGCCTCCACCAAACAAGATAATACCGCCACGAGTCTTGAGATACCACCAGTACTGGCAGATTCGGACAAAGAAAAGGCTTCAGTTATGCCAAGTGTTGAACAAGACGGTGGTCTGTTAGCTTCTGGTGTCGAGAAGAATGTTGAAAGTACGAGTACTGTAGGTGGCgtagaagaaaacaaaaacgtCGAGTTAGCGGATGGTACGAGAgatgaaacaaatttattagaaaacgAAAGACAGTCAGTTGAAACAGGTTTGAAAGAAAAGTTGGGGGTTTTCAAAGAGGAAAAAATGACTGAAGGTGGGGTAGGAGGTGGAGAAATTGCTGCCGATGTCACTAGTGTTGATTTAGAAAGCTGTACAATGAGTGAAGAtgtgaaaaatgagaacaacGCTGAGATCGTTGCGAATTTAATTGTTGCGCAGGAAGATGTTCGGGgttctgttgcagatgtaaaAGAAGAATTAAATGAAGATGTCGGTGCCGATTTGGGAACTTGTGAGGTGGAAAGTGACCAAAAGAGAAATGTTTTGGTTGAGGAAAATGCGACCAAAGCAGAAAAGAACGGAGATTCTGAGAAACAAATTGGTCAAAGGAAGAGTGCTTCACCTCGGCCGGAAAATGACAGATGTAGGAAAGTGCGACCAAAGGAAGTTGTTTCAAGTGAAAAGAAAGATTTGAGTCGATCTGGAAAAGGAGTGGAGGTCGTTTCGCACAGCGTAGAAGAAGTGAAAGAGGAGAAGGCGGAAACCACGGAGAAACCTGTCGAGAACAAGCCGCCCTTGACGAAGAAGCAGAAAAAGTCGATGAAAAGAGCAAAACGTCGATCACAGCGGAGGGCAGCTCGGAGAGGCTCCACGAGCACGACAGAATCGAGCAGCTGCGAGAAGCCCTCGACGGAGACCGACAGCGAACCAAACCAGAAAGAGGCGTTGAAAGAGGTCCACGAAGAGGTGAAAAATTCCGAGGACAAGGAGGCGAAACCCCGAGACGTTACCAGTGAACAGCCGAAAACAGATGCGGAGGCAACGGCCTCCACCGACCTACCAGAAAACGTTGAAATCCATCCAAAAATCTCGACAACAGTACAAATAGCACAAAACAAACAATCGCTACTTCCTGTTCCGCCAAAAAGACCGTCCCGGATACCGATTTCGCGCCAGAGATCTATTTCGAAAAGCGAACCAAAATCGCCAGATGTTCACACCGCTAGTAAAATTCCAATCAAAACTGGGAGCCAAATTCCTGTTAAAAATAAGCAACATAACAATATCGATCACACCGGCGAGGGCGGTAGCGTAAACAATAGCCAAACGGGTGAGTCACCGGGCGAGGTGGTCCAAACAAGCGAAGACAAACCGTCTGGAAGTGCGGAGGAGATAGTTGGGCGATCTGGAAGTGCGGCCAAAGATGAGGGTGTCGAAGTGGAGGAGGCGGAGAGACCGCAGCGGCCGTGCGTTCAAAGAGACAAGTCCGAAGAGATCGAACAGGAAATGAAACAAAGCGTCCAGGCCATAAAAGAACTGAACAGACAGTTGAATACGAATTCTAAGAGCAAGAAGGGGAGTTTGGGGTCGTTTCGCAACAGCTCGGTGGAGTCCACGACCAGTTCCAAGCAGTTGTCGTACACCAAATCTCTTGATAACGACAGCGACTCGTCGGTTTCCGACAGCAACGTTGAGGAACTCCTCGACCCCAGCACCGACGAAGACAGTTACGAGGATTTCGAAGAGTACGACGAGGTCGAGGAGTCGGACACCGAAGACTACAACGAGTTCGACAGAAAAAATGCCAGAATCGTCGATGAACTCGATATCAATTTGTCACAGATTAGCGCAAAAGTGGAGAAATTGACCACCGACTTGACagacaacaaaaatgattatttGGACGAGGTTTGCGAGTCGGAAGAGTATAGCTCTGAAGAAGAGGAAGAAGAAGAACAGGCAGAGGATGAAAGCGATAataaatttgatgttagcattGAAGTTAAACAACCTAGTGAAATCGAAGTGATGGAG AGACAGGCACGTCGGTTCCTCGCCGAGGGCCAAGTCAAGAACTACCAACAAGCCGAGCTCGCTGTCAGTCTGATGGCGCTCAAATTCTCCGCAGAAGAGGCGCTGGAAGCGGTACACGACTGCCAAACTCTAGACGCTGCCATAGCGTACTTGCAGCAAGACTGCGAGTTGTGCGCGGGGAAGTACCCAGTCAACCAG ATCGTTTCCATGTTGAAATGCACGCACCGATGCTGCCAAGAGTGCGCCAAAAACTACTTCACGGTTCAAGTGACCGACAGGACCATCATGGACTGTTCTTGTCCTTTCTGCAAACAACCGGAACTGACCAGCAGCGAGATTTCCGAAGACGAAGTGTCCGACTATTTCGGTAATTTGGACATTCTGCTGAAAGGGATTTTGGACGCGACCGTGCACGAGCTCTTCCAGAGGAAATTGCGCGATCGTACTTTGATGCAAGATCCAAACTTCAAGTGGTGCGTCAAG TGTTCGTCGGGTTTCATCGCAAATCCGCGCCAAAGAAGACTGATTTGTCCCGACTGCAAGACCATGACTTGTGCCAACTGTCGCAGAACG TGGGAGAAACAGCACGAAGGAATCTCCTGTGAGAAGTTCGCCGAGTGGAAGGACGCCAACGACCCCGAGAACCAAGCCACCGCCGTGGCCAAGCACCTCGCCGAGAACGGCATCGACTGCCCTAAGTGCAAGTTCAGATACTCCCTCGCCAGAGGGGGCTGCATGCATTTCACTTGCACCCAATGCAAGCACGAGTTCTGTTATGGGTGCGGCAAGCCGTTCATGATGGGGGCCAAGTGCGGGGTGAGCCAGTACTGCGGCAAGTTGGGATTGCACGCGCACCACCCCCGCAACTGCCTCTTCTACTTGCGGGACAAGGAGCCGGCGGAGCTGCAAAGACTGTTGAAG GAGCACAAAATCCCGTTCGACACGGAGAAGAAAGAGGAgaacgccgccgccgccgccaagTGTCCGGTCCCGCTGCAGCGGGAGACCCCCAACGGCCTGATCGACACCGTGTGCAACAACGAAGTGACCCCCGGCCAGGGCGGCCTGTGCAG GATGCATTATTTAGAGTATTTGTGTAAGTCGATACGACGTCACAAGATAGACAGTATCGACATTCTGTCGGCCGACGATCTGGAGACGGTGGTCAGACGCGCCGCCAAAAAACTTCCGCCGAACGCTTACGGAACGCCCCGCGACATGTACAAATTGCGTCTCTACCAG attgtgAAGGAACAAATTCCATTGGATTGA